The following proteins are encoded in a genomic region of Candidatus Abyssobacteria bacterium SURF_5:
- the pal gene encoding peptidoglycan-associated lipoprotein Pal: protein MFTVTSIGIGCARKSGAVTAKFPEESKSAAATTSTADKEAEARLGEGAATGFEEGDLALLQSNRPGDLVFTDAGESLKSVYFDYDSSALSPEAKATLEQVAQWLKQNPTKNIRIEGNCDERGTTEYNLALGERRSLAARRYLISLGISSDRIFTISYGEEKPAVDGHDESAWKFNRRDDFAISL, encoded by the coding sequence ATGTTTACTGTGACTTCAATCGGGATCGGGTGCGCCCGCAAAAGCGGAGCGGTCACTGCGAAATTCCCGGAGGAATCAAAAAGCGCCGCGGCAACGACTTCGACGGCTGACAAGGAGGCCGAAGCCAGGCTTGGCGAAGGCGCAGCCACTGGATTCGAAGAAGGCGATCTCGCTCTGTTGCAGAGCAACAGACCTGGAGACCTTGTCTTTACCGACGCCGGCGAATCTTTGAAAAGCGTATACTTTGACTACGACAGTTCCGCCCTTTCACCCGAAGCGAAAGCGACGTTGGAACAAGTCGCTCAGTGGCTCAAGCAGAATCCCACGAAAAACATTCGGATCGAGGGAAATTGCGACGAGCGCGGAACTACCGAGTACAACCTTGCCCTTGGCGAGCGCAGATCTCTCGCCGCACGACGCTACCTGATCAGCCTGGGCATCAGCTCCGACCGCATTTTCACGATCAGTTACGGCGAGGAAAAACCGGCCGTCGATGGGCATGATGAGTCGGCTTGGAAGTTCAACAGGCGTGATGATTTTGCGATATCGCTGTAG
- the tolB gene encoding Tol-Pal system beta propeller repeat protein TolB, which translates to MKYLFVKILFVFLLVSWPVALRGESDIIIDIIEPGTAKIKIGIPPIVLDPGTRLQTTANAAAEFAQVLRDDLDFTGIFEVYPSPPINVRVSQGEFVPLKSWVPLDVQAAFQGRCKETGGAVAFECELYDVESESRIVGKSYKGTTRDVRTIAHAFSDEIVYRYTGKPGIAHTSIAYTREKGGSKEIHIMNYDGHGSYQLTYDKSIALSPSWSPDGTKIVFTSYRDHNPDVYLIDLKARSSKRISAYVGLNTTPVFSPDGKTVALTLSKDGNPELYLLALKDGSLTRLTRNSAADTSPSWSPNGREIAFVSDRSGSPQVYIVDREGVYVRRLTYSGSYNTSPDWSPQGDRIAYVSMVNGKPDIFTIGPTGADARRITTNGGNEDPVWSPDGKYIAFSGKRNGVRDIYLMRADGSGIKQVTFGGGDHMSPAWSS; encoded by the coding sequence ATGAAGTATCTTTTCGTTAAAATTCTCTTTGTTTTTCTTCTCGTTAGTTGGCCGGTCGCACTTCGCGGGGAAAGCGATATCATCATTGATATTATTGAGCCGGGGACTGCGAAAATTAAAATCGGGATTCCTCCTATCGTTCTCGATCCCGGCACTCGTTTGCAAACGACCGCAAACGCGGCCGCCGAATTCGCGCAAGTTCTACGCGACGACCTGGATTTCACCGGGATTTTCGAAGTCTATCCTTCACCTCCGATAAATGTGAGAGTAAGCCAGGGCGAATTCGTTCCGCTCAAGTCATGGGTTCCGCTCGACGTACAGGCGGCCTTTCAAGGGCGCTGCAAAGAAACCGGCGGCGCCGTCGCTTTCGAATGTGAACTTTATGATGTCGAATCTGAAAGTCGCATCGTCGGCAAGTCTTATAAAGGGACCACGCGAGACGTGCGCACGATCGCTCATGCGTTTTCCGATGAAATCGTTTACCGCTACACCGGCAAACCCGGAATCGCCCATACCTCAATAGCTTACACCAGAGAGAAGGGCGGCTCTAAAGAAATCCATATCATGAATTACGACGGACATGGCTCCTATCAGCTTACCTACGACAAGTCTATCGCGCTTTCCCCCAGTTGGTCGCCCGATGGCACAAAAATTGTTTTCACTTCTTACCGCGATCATAACCCGGACGTTTACTTGATAGACTTGAAAGCCAGAAGCTCCAAGCGAATCTCGGCGTATGTGGGGCTCAATACAACTCCAGTGTTTTCGCCTGATGGCAAAACCGTGGCCCTTACTCTGAGCAAGGATGGAAACCCAGAACTGTACCTGCTCGCGCTCAAGGACGGCTCGCTTACGAGACTCACGAGGAATTCCGCCGCGGATACTTCCCCTTCCTGGTCCCCGAACGGCAGGGAAATAGCCTTTGTTTCAGACCGATCCGGCTCGCCGCAGGTATATATCGTCGACCGCGAAGGAGTTTACGTCCGCAGGCTGACCTATTCCGGATCGTATAATACTTCGCCCGATTGGTCGCCACAGGGGGATAGAATTGCCTACGTGTCGATGGTCAATGGCAAACCTGACATATTTACCATCGGTCCAACCGGAGCCGACGCCCGCAGAATAACCACAAACGGCGGAAACGAAGACCCGGTCTGGTCGCCCGATGGCAAGTACATTGCGTTTTCCGGGAAACGAAATGGCGTAAGAGATATCTATTTGATGAGAGCTGATGGTTCAGGTATTAAACAGGTTACCTTCGGAGGAGGTGATCATATGTCACCTGCGTGGTCTTCCTAA
- the ybgF gene encoding tol-pal system protein YbgF produces the protein MEHLSKAWLLGVCVLSYFFMGQAGCQTLTSQEDITYIRSDLVRMRRDIEEIKQDLNAPDASSNQDILRNQAAQREALIELHEGQQRLESKTEESSYQLESLKQELTNLKLNLVNQMEALRAMSKPVQPPPAAGQPYSSQQPPAQSPLSSTPASPQQPGPVQAAPQRQIPSPPPVPAIPPVPSPSVAPSMPPVPPVPSAPSSPQAQAIPSQDAGDVRVAPPPVDVIDYTKLYDTAYEDYVRQKYSLARSEFEEYLRRFPETDLADNAQYWIGECYFAEGKYEEAANSFKLVVERYPTGNKVPRALLKAGYAFLQLGRDSDAKEMFQQVIDAYPLSSEADQAKIKLRALQE, from the coding sequence ATGGAACATTTATCCAAGGCCTGGCTGCTGGGGGTGTGTGTGCTCTCCTATTTTTTCATGGGGCAGGCAGGATGTCAGACGCTCACTTCGCAAGAGGATATTACTTACATAAGGTCCGACCTGGTTCGCATGAGGCGCGACATCGAGGAAATCAAGCAGGATCTTAATGCGCCGGACGCTTCAAGTAATCAGGATATCCTCCGCAACCAGGCGGCGCAACGGGAAGCTCTGATAGAATTGCATGAGGGCCAGCAGCGTCTGGAGAGCAAAACGGAGGAATCCTCCTACCAATTGGAGTCGCTCAAGCAGGAGCTTACAAACCTCAAGTTGAACCTGGTCAACCAGATGGAAGCCTTGCGGGCAATGAGCAAGCCGGTTCAACCGCCTCCTGCTGCTGGACAGCCGTATAGCAGCCAGCAACCGCCCGCGCAGTCGCCACTCTCTTCGACTCCTGCATCCCCTCAACAGCCGGGCCCTGTGCAAGCGGCTCCTCAACGGCAGATTCCTTCGCCGCCTCCTGTGCCTGCGATTCCGCCTGTGCCCTCGCCTTCGGTGGCTCCTTCAATGCCGCCGGTGCCTCCAGTCCCGTCGGCGCCGTCTTCTCCCCAGGCGCAGGCTATACCCTCGCAAGACGCGGGCGATGTTCGGGTCGCCCCGCCACCGGTTGATGTTATTGATTACACGAAGCTGTATGATACGGCCTACGAGGATTACGTGCGGCAGAAATATTCCCTTGCGCGCAGCGAGTTCGAAGAATATTTGCGGCGATTTCCGGAAACTGATCTTGCCGATAACGCTCAGTACTGGATCGGCGAGTGCTACTTCGCCGAGGGGAAGTATGAAGAGGCCGCAAACTCCTTCAAACTGGTCGTCGAAAGGTATCCAACCGGCAACAAGGTTCCTCGTGCCTTGTTGAAGGCGGGCTACGCTTTCCTGCAACTAGGGCGCGACTCTGATGCGAAAGAAATGTTTCAGCAGGTGATTGATGCCTACCCGCTTTCCAGCGAAGCCGATCAGGCAAAGATAAAACTCAGGGCACTCCAGGAGTAG